Genomic window (Nymphaea colorata isolate Beijing-Zhang1983 chromosome 1, ASM883128v2, whole genome shotgun sequence):
ACCGTCAATATATAATTAGTGAAGATATGCACTTGTTAATCTAATGAATGTTTTATGGTAAcaaatctttaaattttaaccattcgGCAACATTCGATAGCATGGAACTGTCCCTGTATAGTAAAACCTTTTCACATGAAATGAATTATAGAAACAAATGAACTTGATTTTGATAGATAAACAACAAGATGAATGTGAACAGAATGACTATCATGTTCTTTTccgaaaaaaaaaggaaatctatTAAATTTCTTTGCTGAACTCAAGTTCGGGTGTAGCTAAAGTGATGACAGACTGCTTAGATCACTAGAAAGGTATGCCAACTATGTGTCTACTCGGATCATAATAATTTTACAGGAATTTTTTACTATACCTTATTCGAGGTTTTTAACACGCAACCGACGTTAAATGTGTGGTTTTACAATTTAGAACGATTAGatatgaatcttttttttttagtgaagaATATGATAACATTAATCATGTAACGCCAATGAATTGAATAATACATAGTAAAGGAAAATAGCGAATAAACTGTTAATTTTTGCTGTAAAAACTGTTAATTTCTTTTAGACATGGTTAAAAACTGCAAAGGAGGACTCACTCTATACCAAACCGGTTCGACCTCTGTTACATTCGTATCGAACCGCCTTACGAAGGGCAAGAAGGTCAATTAGTACCCTCCTGTCATTCCTGCAGAATTCTGGGGACATTACAGTCATTTCGGAAGAATTCCACTGCCTATAAAATGCCTCCATTTCTTCTTGCCTCGCCGAGGAGTCAACCACGGAGGGAGGGAGAGACACCTGAGAGTGGCGACGCTGGCAATTTCCGTCGGCCGGGTTCCTCTTCGGCGTCACCGGATGGAGAAGCGGCGCCACCACCTGGGCAAGGTACACCGCGCTCGACCTCCTGCGCTCTTGTTGCTTCTGTTCCTACCTTCCTTCCGGGTATGTCTTCTACGGGGTCGGAGGTAGAGCGGTGTATATAATGTACATACGATAGACGAAAACTccataaagcaaaaaaagggcaaagtggaaagaaagaaagaaaagggataAGAAAAAGGCAGACAGGATGAAGCCAGGCAGTAGAATTCTTCTGAGCAAAAAGAAATGGGTGTTCTTTCGGggttgtttttgtgtttttttttttttcttttgtctatgtgtctctctctcccctttctcATCTGTTCCGGTGGATTGGCGGTTTCTCTGCGCAACGACTACTGACGGAAATTTTTCCCGGGTTCTCATTTCTCTTGGTTTTTGTTTTGGGGAGGTCAAGCGCCTCTTTGGTTTCTTGATCTTAAATGGGTGGATGGGAGGTGATGTGTTTTGTGGCGATTGTAGCATTTGATCTCAATGTAACCCTCTTCTTCGTGATTCACAAAGAGGAAATCAATTAccatctttgtttttcttctcgtttcttgttttttagttTCTACCTCTCTCGTTGATGGGGCTTATCTGATTGTTCAATGTGTTGTTCTCAAAATGCAGAACATGGGTTCTTTCTCATATTGGACAGTGAATTCTATTATGAAATGTTAGTTATGGAAAAACAATGAGTACTTTTATTGATGGGTATGACTTTTTCCTCATCTATTTGAAGCGAGGTCCTGAGAATATGGCTTATGGTTAGGGTAGGAAAAGCGAAATAACAGATATAATAATGGTTTTCGCAAGAGCCGGTGGTCCCATTCTTGCTTATTCTTCCAAATTGTCCTTACTCAAGTGAGCAAGAAAGGGAAGCAGGAAAAAGGGAGTGCCACCAACTGTTTCTTTCCAATCCcgtcttgaaaatttttcatgaaaagtatcGATTGATTGCTTAGACAACAGAATAACtttcagaaaaagaaagcagaacATTGTACCTCTTGGTTAGCTTGATTATGTGTACCTCATCTTCCTTGTTCACTCTTCTCAAGTATGACGCACAGGCATCGTTTTGTTGTACCTCTAAACATACCAATGTTTTTTAGTCAAGTGAACAAGGAAGTCCCACACGAGGCCATGATGTGGCTTTCTTATGTAAACGTAAGAGCAGGAAAAGAATTCATCACATCCTCTATCCACATTGGTTAGTGGAGAAATATTAAGCGAAACCAATATTGAGAAATGCTTTCCGATGAACATGTCCGATTATGACTTACTGTTGTTTTTCTGATGGGGAGTCTagctttcatttttcaaagaaaatatgaaaatgtcaATGAGGCTGAATATGTTTTCCAACAGGAGTCCTTCACTTGTTTTCATGTGGGAAAGCATTTCCTGGTTTAATCGTAAGTATTTATACCTTGTGCAGACATCAACGGCAAACTTGAAGAAATTTGTGAGGCACTTCAGAGAAAGTGTCGACCATCCTCTAATAAACTGTAGATCGTGTGTAACTTTCTGTGATATTATTAAACAAAATGCCGTTACCTCGAGCGATAATCATCTCCTTCAGATTTATACAAATTCTGCTTCATTTCCATATTTCTGCTGCCAAGTTgcttgaatttttctttttaactgaAGCTTTGTTTTTAAATCAATGGAGCGTCCATAGTATTATGTATTTTCTTGCCTTGTAAAAACCGTTTGACATTATTGAAGCTGATCATACAGGTACTCCATATTGACTGTCTTTCTGTATGTATTCTTTGTTACAGATATCATAGTAACACCAAAAAGGGTCGGATCTCAGTTGCTTCAACTATATTCATTAAGACCCACCCACCCGCACCAAGGTGCAGAACGGTCAGCAATTATATTCATATTACGTTCAGTTTTCTTGCAAATACTTTAACCAGAGTTTCATTTTTGTCGCTTCCTGATCAAGCTGTGCAATTATTCATTCTTTATGGCATATAATCATATCTGTATGAAACGAACTGAAGTCCGCCTGGCAGTACGCGTCCCaataaagaaattttaccaAAAATTACTGCGTTAGAATTTTTCTGTCTTGAAAAGGTTATTATGACTGCCATGATTCCTGTCTATAAGTGGTTTGCCGTGTAGTCAAAGCAACACATTCTTTTCCGCCTTGGGTATATATTGATCTGCACTGATTGAGGAGCTTCGCATCTCCAACCAATGTTGAGCCTTTACAAATCATActtttggttgtcttttgcgTTAACTTGTTCTCGATCTTCCCCTTATTCCACCAGCACTAACTGTTCGTGGCTTGAGTTCCACTAGTTGAAGAAACTTCTTAAGTACAGACCAGAGTGTGCGGCATGACAATAGaatttttaaaggaaaaaagggacaaaagaaCATTTGATGCAGTTCGTATTATATGCTTATTTGTCTGAGGCTTGGTTCAAGCTTTTAACGTATGAATGCACCATGCCGTTTTTTCCCTTGGGAttagaagagaaaagagaatcaAAGGTTTTGCGGACTCAGATCTCAGGGCAGCCTGCTCGCCTTTTCTTTTGGCTCATACAGCGACAGTGTTTGATTCCATGTGTTGGGAACCTTTTTCTCAAAAGCTAGCTGACGAGACTTGTAAGACCCATTTAGTTGCACTCTCTTTATTACAATTTCCAATAATGGGTTaagtttaaccctttacatacagactccaacaaaatttaaaaattttgaaacctaTGTCATATAAAAGTCCCAAACTGGGATGTTTCCTCAACAATGGCTTCATAAAAACActgttaaaaacaaaagcacaaaaaagtaCAGCCAAAGACACCACCTTAAGAGTCTTGTCACCACCAAGTGCTTGATCGAGACTCTTTGCATATGCAACACATTTCTCCAGCCATCTTCGATTTGAAAGTGTGTGAACAATGTCACCGATTAACCACTCATCATCCTTTTTCCTATACCAGGAAATGGTAGCATGAAATGTCAAGTTTCCACATCAACCACACAAAAGTTtgaatgaaaagaacaaataaatgatgaaaataagaAACACAGACAATGAGTCTCGCGGCACTAGAACTACAAAGTTGGAACCTATTCATCAATAGCagtaaaaaggaaataaatagTTTCTCTGCAGATTAAAAGATACATTAGAGCTGCTAGCATTACATTGATGAGAGAAGTAATTCCGTGTGCCCATTAcataattgaattttatttcacaCGATCTAGCCAGTGAATATAGGTTACTACCACAACCGTTGACTTTATTAACAACTAAGGCATCAATTCTTCGTGTTCCAACTTCCAAACTACCAATCTTTACCCATTTGTTTCACCTTGAGGTACATGGAGAAACCGCAAGAAAGGCATCAAAATTGAATTGAAGATTCTCTATACCTAGAAAAATCCAAATTGTCTAACAGTTTGCATCAAGAGGCTATTTATTGCCAACTTGAAGTTGATCAATACAATTAGTTTGTATGTAATTTATTTGTCCATATATTCCTCAGTTTTGCCAATAAATATGAAAGATATACCAAAATCAAAGCAACAACACTTACTTTGAGAGGAGCTCAATCCATTTATCTGCAATAGCCAATAGCCACGTGAAGGCGATAGTCGAACCCAACCCCTCCATCCTTCACAGAAATGCAAAATGTTGGCATAGCACTAACCTGCAAATtgagacaaaaagaaaatatgtaagCAAATACAAGATTTGAGATATGATAAATAAAGTCTTCTACAtatctattttgaaaaaaaaaaggaaagaaccaTATCCATGACAGAAGCCTTAGCATAGAAAAAGTAGACGAAATGGATTACTAAGCAGTAATATTAACTTATTTTTTCCCTTCCCTGTTACTACTATAAAGACTAGCACAACAATTGCGTCTGATGACTTGTTCATagattcacaatatacatcaagTACATCAACTTTTTGATGCATTGCAATTCCTAGAGAGACCCGTATAATGCTATAATTCCATAACAAATTTATGAAGATGCATGACAAAGTGGGTATAGCACCAAGCTAGTCTAAACATATTCACATGCTAACTAGCTAATCAATACGGAAAGGAAAAGACATAGTAACATTGGAAAGTACTGCCCTTACATCTTCACCAACAGTAACTGCTTCAGGATAGAGACCATGTATAAGGTCATTAGCAAGCATCAAATAAACCACAGCATCTACATCAGTTGCAAATCCAAAGTACTCATTATAATTTCCCGTAAATGCCACCTGATAAAAAATTCACCATGCTCATAATTAGAAGCAGAATATAGAGACTACAAATAATGCTGCCAATGAGGTCAAACCAAAATAAATGCTGATACAGGAACAGATACGggcaactttagaaaatgttgGCGTGGGAGTACAGCAGGgtgtgtatatttatatatgcaaaataatacaaaaagttaaaaatgaaaacaacatttaaataaacaacatatataaagagaaataACTCACAAAAACAGAATGTAAACTGTGTTAGAAGCAAGGAAGATCAAGTAAAATAAGAGGTTTGGATCAGTTTCGATCCAAAAAGTATGTAGGTGTGTCTAAATACCAGTTTTGTCGTGTGGGTATGGGACCTACTGAAGTACTCATGTCTAAATACCAGTTTTGTCTGTGTAGGTATGGGACCTACTGAAGTACTCATGTGACTTAGACTGAGCCAACCAAACTGATAAATAGCAAGAAACAGTTGAATGTCCAATGCCCACCTGCAATCTTTCttagccaaaaaagaaaaggcaagagAGGCAGAGAGAAGTGAAATATAAGAGAGGACATAATTAGGGTTGTAAATAGGCCAGATTTGGTTTaaagttttgttgtttttctatTTACCAAGTCTTGAATCATCCCAACCTCTGACATATATTCTGTCCCATACCCAGCCCATTTGCAATTCTAGCTATGATGGAGGGACCACCATATTGATTAATTAGCCAAAAGAACACCTATACATTGAACCAATACGAGAAAAACAATTTTCGAAATCAAATTCAAGATAAACGGCTAAATAAAATGTATAGgaagaaacaacaaacaagaGAAGTTCCCAATATACCTGCAAACCATGGTGAGTATACATCATCGAGGTGACACCATCAAATCTAAAACCATCAAATTTGTATTCCTCCAGCCACCATCTCACGTTAGAAAGCAGAAACCTCAATACCTAAAGTTGAACACAAGTCAAACAAAATATGAcctgaaaaagaagagaaaatgaaaaaaagagagttgAGCTCAGGTTGGAACTCAGTAGGTGTTACCTCCCAATTTCCATAGTTAAAGAGGCGAGAGCCCCACATCCGATGATAACCTCGTGGACCACTGTGGAAATAGTGTGTGTCTGTACCATCAAACATGTTCAAGCCATCCAGTGCGTTGTTCGAAGCATGGCTGTATATGATCACACCTATAATTAAGACTTAAACCACCTAAGaagatatttattaaaataCAGATTTTTCATGCACAATGtctttttttcatatacataAATGGAAAGTTTATGTATTGAGACATTCATGGATCTGAACCTTGGACATATTAAAGTTCACTGTCAAGAAGATTTTAGACAAAGCAAAAGAATCCGatgcaaggaaaagaaagagcgCAGACAAGGAAATGAAAAGTATTTTCCCCAGCACCATGAAAGAATTACATCAAGCAATAGTTCCACCAAGGGCAAGAACTTGAGCCTCCACCACCACTAACTCGGGCACCGCTCCAAACAAAGCAGAAAAGTCCTCTTAATGTCATTATCATACATATTGCAACATTATCCGAGGGGAAAAAATGTCAAGTTGAAATTCTGATGCAGGAGCAAAGACTCAGAAAAAAGAgccaaaaatatgtttctttctcaAACCTTACAAAGTACAGATTTGATCTGGATGAAATAAATAGCCAATCAATGGAGGCAACTCCAGTGCTTTAAATTGATAGATGCTGCTTGGACAGCTATATGATCCCAACAAATTAGGGTTAAACAGTTCcttgcaaaaaataaataccTAAATCTAATGGCAAAACTAAACATAATTCACCAGATAGGACACTATACTGACTCCGTTTTTCAGATTTGATTgccaaaaatatttcataaactATAGCAacttaaatattattttatgatGATGCACCGATTAGCAGAGGtggaacaaaaaaatttatgtagAAGTTCCaagtcagattttgaaaacttttcaaCCCCTGGGGGACGTAACTCATTTTTCAAGAACTTTTATACTACAATTCTCTGAGTATGGCATCAAGTGAAAGAGAATTTTGTCTCTTAGGCATAAAATTGTTTGGATGTTTATATAGAACATGACAAGGTTGGCCCTCTATACCAGAAGATTATGACTCTTCGAAAGTTTCATTAAGTCCTTACAGCAGCACAAAATACAAAAAGGAGTCAACCACTCAGGTAAAATCAGCTGCACCTGTGCGGGAAATTAAACCTCAATAATGAGCTTGctaaactcattttttgtcaCGATGGACATCAGGGAAAATCCcgaaatataaattaataaacaatCATAAATAAAACAAGGATTTTGCAACAACTATTATTTCCTTTCTCAGCTCATCCATTATGAACCATCCTCGAAAACAAAGCATGCTCAAATTCTGAGGCTTCATAAACCCGAAACTCTACTCCTTAGTCCTGAATCATAAGTTTTCAAGTAGACCAGGCCACTGTAGAAAAACAACACACCAATCCTCTGAGGATCTTCATTAAGCATTGGAACATGTAGGAGTTCAAACATTTCAGTATCTTAAGCAACAGAGCAAGTATTTCTGTTGAATGCATTGGCAAGGCATTCAACTTTTCTCACATAATGCAAAAAAACTTTATCAAAGAACAAGCAACCCCAGTTCATGAGCCTTATCAATaagtgatttgagatcatcAGAGGTGCCACAATGACTGCTTACTGCAAAAAAATTCGTTACATGATacctgaattaaaaaaaatagcattAGCTTTTAcctatatattttcaatttttgaggaGAAAACTACAAAGCAGCTAACATAATGAGAATGATGAACTAATACTAGTATATGTACACATGCATACAATTATATTCACTAATACTAGCACATGATGCAAACATTCACAGAAGTGACTTGGACAGACTCCAATTGCTAAAGAACTAAACACCAAAGAAACAGCATTCCCTTGAAACAGGTCCAGAGCAAGGTTGTCTTGATGTTCTAATGGAAACATCAGCTGAATTACCTTTTTATTAAATGCAAATGCAGCCAAGGTAATGTAAAATGGAGTAAATGAATTTGTGGACAAACATGTTTAACATTAAATAAAAAGTTGCAGAAACAACTTCAGTGcttaaagggaaaaaatatgTACAAACTCGTGATCTCCACTAACCAACTCCCTAGAGAGTCAAGACCCTTGAACATATTCCGAGTAAGAAGACATACCCAAAGCTCACATAGTATGAGTGCTCTTGAATAGCCATAAGTTGATCAGCATTGTATCCCAGCCTTTTGATTCGTGGGAGCACTTCATCTCTGAAGTTAGCATATGTGTTTATCTTAGGTTCCtgaaattcaaaaccaaaattgCTAGAACAATTTCAAACATACAACATAGTAAATGAACAAGGAATTAGAAAAGGCAACCATCAAATATCAGGTGATcagaagcaaacaaaataagaaaaccaACCCATATACTATTTATATTATAGCCTATTGTTTCATTTGTGTTATTGTTCTAAACCTTCACCTGCAAACCCTTAACCATACAAGCAATGGTTCATGGGGATCATTACATCACCAAGTTGCAAAACCTACATGATTATCTGCAAGTTTCAATAAGATTCCCAAGAGCATGGCAaagcttttgttattttataagAACAAATCAAGAGGGTTGTTAGAAGCATCAAAAGCAATGCAGCTAGAAGTTGTACCTACCGGACTACTCATCCCAACATGTGCTTCATATATCCTCAATGATTTAGGTGCTTTTGGCTGGGGAtgcttgaattcaaatttttcctagaagaaaaatcaaaattaatgtaAAAGCTCGGGAAAACTTGGAAGCCTCTTCCTCTAACAAGTTTGTTCATTAAATAGCATACCTCAGGAAGTGGATCATAATATATGCCATTATACGGGATTTCCCCAGGGGCTTGCACAGAGAACTTAATCCAAGCAGGAATTGAATCTTTGATGCCAGATGGAGTTTCCATATGGATCTgcactttttcaaaaaagtaaataaagaTAATTCCATTAGACCAAATGCATCTCAAGCAAAATTACTCAAAAAGACTAACAGCTTCAAATAATAGAACTTTGGTTACTAAAACATTCTGAATTCTCAGCAACAAAGATGGACCATTAAGTATATTAATaggaaataaattaataatgtACTGGTTCTTCcaataaaaacaaatgaaaaccTCCAATACAACAAGCCTTTTCAAATGTTATTTACctaaaaaacaatcaaacaagtCCTCAAGTGCAGGGGCGAAGGAAAGGTGAGGCTGACAGTAGCCAGGGCCCCACctcacattttgaaaaaaaaaagtatgcttatatttttttaaaataagttaaaattAACTTAGCACAtgtaaaattctgaaaaatattgttGGATTGAAATTGGACTCCTGTACAAATTTTGAAGATACTATTTGCGCCTGCACCCCCCACACCCCACCCcatccttaaaaaaaattctggctccacctcTGCCCCAGTGGGCATGCATTTGGTATATTCCATATATGAAAAATGCCAATAAAAGTaaacaatgcaaaaaaaggTTATCAAGTAAAAAACTATCTTCATACATTCCAATACAATAACTGCTAGGATTGGTTTCAGAATAGAATCCCCTTGTGAAATTGAATTCCAAAATAATCTATCATGCCTACCTTCACACGTGATCCATGAGGGATTGGTGGTGAGCCGTCAGCATTATTTGGCAAGAAAATTTCCCAAACACCAAACTCATTCTGCAGTCAGATGAATATCAGACTATAAGAAACTGAAGATCAAGCTAAAATGActgaatagaaagaaagaaagaaaacaaatttaccATCTTCTCATTTGAACTGTACTGTCTTTTTCTATCATGTAACTGTTATTGGTAATGATAAGATACCAGTAGTAATTCAAAGACTTCTTTCCCATAAGCAAATAAGTAACCAATTTATTCTTAACTAACATAAAACAAATGGAATAGGAATGGTTGACCCAGAAGCCGGTAAGGAACCATTGACAGTAGATTCTGTTCCATGCAGATCACCTAGATTGACAACTTTCCTCTAGGAGAAGAACAAGTTTTGGTAAGATTGGAAGACCTATAGAATGTAATTATTCTTGTAGAAAAGGTTGAACAAGGGTACTGTTAAAGCCATCTACAgagataatagaaaaaaaataaaacaaaacaaaactgaTATTGAATTAACAATCAAACTCCGATAACATGACTTACCCGTGTCATGATATCAGCATTGGGATTCCAATTGTTGAAATCGCCAACAAGAGAAGCTGACTGTAAATAGCATGTAAATAGAGACAAGTGTTTCAGAAGCAGGATTCATCAAATAACCCACAACAGTAGAATAACAATAAGATTgcaaagataaaaagaaacaattcaaaaacacacaagaaaaatatgcaactTGTGACCATAAGTAACGAACTTAAAATTATTTTAGACAGCTATATTAAAGCCAAGTGAAAACTAGGTAGCTTATGTATGCATGCCACATTCTGAAATCTGAACTACAAGAACCTTCTTCCATCCATGACAACAACTATCAATGCAAATATATCAGCGGATATGCACCAGGCAAAATCATGGGCAACTGCTTATTGGTGGTAAGCAATTCCTTATCAGACAGCCTAAAAGCTTATAACAATGTCATAAACAATGTACAGTAGATATCCTCAAGAAGCTTCCAGTCTAAGTCATGTGGACTTGCCAAAACGTTCGCCACACCTGAGTCATCGCTGCATGTGCAGCAACCGacaatttgatttcatttttgtggAATCATTGTTACTGATAGCTTGTTATTCATTCATTTGTCACTTGTGGGCGATtgtgtacatatacacatacacaatCTTGCCGCAACCCCAcctatgtttttgaaaaatgttgcacCTGCAATTCGTATCTGTGGGACATATCTTCCGCTCAAACCCATTGAACAGAAATATTCACCAGCTCGAGATTACAAACACATTCCCAGTGTCTTTGATAGGAAactattaaacaaaaaaaaaacctaccaTGAGAGTAGAAAACATTCAAAGTTAACTTAAAGAGAGCTTGCAAGTCCAAgttaaatcattcaacatagTGTAAAAGCATTAACTTTTTGTTTCAAAGTTCAGAGAAGATGAAGCTAAGCTTGTATATCCATTCAACCAAGTTGCACATCTACTCAACTTTTCCCAGGTATAAATTAGAATATATAGGTTTTATCAGATATATATACCCCTTATTGCTCATGGCAAACTTCAAAATTTGGCAAATTATGGTTACATTCAGATAATTATTATCAGAGACAGAGCTTTAGCCTCCCTATCAAGATTGTTAATGAAAATGAGTTCAGCAACTGCAAAGACCAAAAAGAGCAAGTTTTCTACCATGTAACTGTACTTGCAAGCAGAAGATCTTTATCACAGAACACCAAGATCTAGAAAATGAACATAATGACAAGGTATGTCACAGGAGGTGCAAATTCTAGTTGACCTAGCCAGCCTAACTGCCCTTGCGTCCCAGATTGTGTCCGGATCAAATCCAGGATCTGATCCCTTTTGTTTTAAAATGGCTTTTGGTTCCCAACTTCTTAAATTTAAAAGGGACTTAGTTTACAATTCTCTCTTTGTTCTTCTCCTATCTCAAACACTGATGCCCACCTGCGTCAATCTCCAGCAATCAGCGGTGACCTTTTGGCAtggttgttttttgtttttccttttttctttatctttttcacttttatggTCACTATAAGATCTTTTACTGTCCCAACGAATTTCTGCAATCCAGTGAGCAAAAGGTAAGAATTTTGCTTTGTCGTTTCGTGGGTTGCTCGCTTTTCTATCGATTCCGCTCTTTTAGTTCACCTtgtttttgaatgtttgatccTTGGAGTTGTTTTCATAATGGGGTTTTCTAGTGAGAGTTGTTTTTAGAATGGGGTTTTCTAGTGGGAGTTGTTTTTAGAATGGGATTTTCTAGTGGATGCTTTGGTTCAGCGTCGTTAGAGCTTCATTTTCTTAGTGGGGAGGAAAAGAAACCAGCttttggtgcttttttttttcctactatGTTATGCGTTTTCTTCGTCTATTTTGGCCTTTCTCTTTTGTTGGTAAAGTTCGAGCTTGAACGTGATCGTTTCAgctaatttctttcttttgatggATTGGTGGGGGAGGTTCCATCTGCCAGATCAGATGTTGCTTCATTAATGATAGTGGTGGAGAAAATGAGGGAGTTAGGGATGGGGGAGAGAACCGCCAGCATTGGGAAATGGTGCCAGCGGCTGCAGTGATAGGGGATCAACTTGGGGGGAAGGGCCAGTTGAGTtggggaagggaagggaaagttGAGGAAGAGAGGGACGATTACGGAGAAAGATTGTGAGAAAAGCAATTAAAAAACCAAATGAACAGTTAAGGGTCGTCCGATCAAAAAATCGGACAGCTCTGATCAGCTACCAATTTGACATGtttactttctctctctgtttctcttcctatatatatatatatatatatatatatatatatatatatatatatatatatatatatatatatatatatatatatataaggagacATAGATATCCAAAAATTTCCCACATTAAAAGGGAATCCACCATTAACAGTTCACCATGAACACGTAGGGCCATTTGACGATCATAATAGTTTGTAACCATTTGACGACCATTTACTTTTCACTTGTGGTTTTGCTGCGCACATTTGGCAATTTTGGTTCAACTTCACCTACTTCGTCTCAACTGAGTTTACCGCAGCTTGGGATTGGCGGTGGCGTAAGCAGCTAAATTAGTAAAGAACTACGTCAATGCTGGCTTCTATGTTCTCATATGGAGAATCTGATGTTTTCGTAACTTGGCAGTGCAAAAAGGAATAGTTAAACATGTCAATCACACAAAGAGAGAAGTCTGACTGTGAAATATTTCTTAAGCAGGAATGGTATGAATGTGAAAAGGACAACTATCAATCTCTGAATCAAAACAAGCGTTTGAAATTATTTCCTCAATCGTTTATGGAACCATAATTTGCGCAGGCATTCTGTGGGTAGGTGAATATGGTTGCTGGTCTATCGTTTGTCAGTATTCTGGCTTGTCATGCATAAGTAAATCTATCTGTTCTCTTACCATTTATCTCTCAAGGATCCGGCTGGCCGGCCGGCCTATCTGTAAATATGTGGATCTCCAACGTGAACTGTTTGGGATATTTTTACATGCACATGGGAGGTTGAGATGGTCAGCTGTAATACATTACTTCAGAGAAAACTAACCTGCGATGCAGTCAGCTTGTATATCCgtcacctatatatatatatatatattatataact
Coding sequences:
- the LOC116262490 gene encoding LOW QUALITY PROTEIN: 1,4-alpha-glucan-branching enzyme 2-2, chloroplastic/amyloplastic-like (The sequence of the model RefSeq protein was modified relative to this genomic sequence to represent the inferred CDS: deleted 1 base in 1 codon; substituted 2 bases at 2 genomic stop codons) translates to MTRNEFGVWEIFLPNNADGSPPIPHGSRVKIHMETPSGIKDSIPAWIKFSVQAPGEIPYNGIYYDPLPEEKFEFKHPQPKAPKSLRIYEAHVGMSSPEPKINTYANFRDEVLPRIKRLGYNADQLMAIQEHSYYVSFGYHVTNFFAVSSHCGTSDDLKSLIDKAHELGLLVLXXSVIIYSHASNNALDGLNMFDGTDTHYFHSGPRGYHRMWGSRLFNYGNWEVLRFLLSNVRWWLEEYKFDGFRFDGVTSMMYTHHGLQVAFTGNYNEYFGFATDVDAVVYLMLANDLIHGLYPEAVTVGEDVSAMPTFCISVKDGGVGFDYRLHVALAIADKWIELLSKKKDDEWLIGDIVHTLSNRRWLEKCVAYAKSLDQALGGDKTLKCFYEAIVEETSQFGTFI